A window from Vigna angularis cultivar LongXiaoDou No.4 chromosome 7, ASM1680809v1, whole genome shotgun sequence encodes these proteins:
- the LOC108337342 gene encoding beta-glucuronosyltransferase GlcAT14C encodes MRTSKFPCRGLDYRLYLLIFVVCLVLYGTVSRLNTANVSHATVSELRHFNPKHVVSKGKGYPPVLAYWILGTEGDTKKMLRLLKAVYHPRNQYLLQLDDCSSESERMDLAISIKSIKVFEEFGNVNVIGKSYAINRMGSSALSAPLHAAALLLKLNSDWDWFITLSASDYPLMTQDDILHAFTFLPRYVNFIHYTNKTIRNEQRDINQIVVDQSLHYEKNSPLFFAVESRDTPDAFKLFRGSPWMVLTRAFMEYCVTGWDNLPRKLLMFFTNVAYPVESYFHTVLCNSKEFQNTTVDNNLMYSLWDTDPSESQFLDMSHYDTMLETGAAFARPFGEGDVVLEKIDDLILNRSSNGLVQGEWCSNSETNKTTAVSESEEEEQEEEFLCSESGNVDVVKPGPFGIKLKILLAEIVNTRKFRLNQCKAFERW; translated from the exons ATGAGAACATCCAAATTTCCATGTAGGGGATTAGATTACCGTCTGTATCTTCTGATTTTTGTTGTGTGTCTGGTGTTGTATGGAACAGTTTCAAGATTGAATACTGCAAATGTTTCTCATGCCACAGTGTCTGAGTTAAGGCACTTCAATCCTAAGCATGTTGTATCAAAAGGAAAAGGGTACCCTCCTGTGCTTGCATATTGGATTCTTGGCACCGAAGGAGATACTAAGAAGATGCTGAGGCTGTTGAAGGCTGTGTACCATCCAAGAAACCAGTACCTGCTTCAGCTTGATGATTGTTCCTCTGAGTCTGAAAGAATGGATTTAGCCATTTCAATTAAGTCAATTAAGGTGTTTGAGGAATTTGGAAATGTGAATGTCATTGGGAAAAGTTATGCCATAAATAGGATGGGATCTTCTGCTCTCTCAGCTCCTCTGCATGCTGCTGCATTGCTGCTTAAACTGAACTCAGATTGGGACTGGTTCATCACATTAAGTGCTTCAGATTATCCTCTCATGACTCAGGATG ATATCCTTCATGCTTTCACATTCTTGCCAAGATATGTCAACTTCATTCATTACACTAACAAGACAATTCGGAACGA GCAACGAGACattaatcaaattgtggtagaccAAAGTTTGCATTATGAAAAGAATAGTCCACTTTTCTTTGCTGTGGAATCAAGAGATACCCCAGATGCTTTTAAGCTATTTCGAG GCTCACCCTGGATGGTTCTTACAAGAGCCTTCATGGAGTACTGTGTCACAGGGTGGGACAATTTaccaagaaaacttctaatGTTCTTCACCAATGTGGCTTACCCTGTGGAATCATATTTCCACACAGTGTTGTGCAACTCCAAAGAGTTCCAAAACACCACTGTGGACAATAATCTAATGTACAGTCTTTGGGACACTGATCCATCTGAATCCCAATTTCTTGATATGTCACATTATGATACAATGCTGGAAACTGGTGCTGCATTTGCTCGTCCATTTGGCGAAGGTGATGTGGTTCTCGAGAAAATTGATGATTTGATCCTTAACAGATCATCCAATGGGCTGGTTCAAGGAGAGTGGTGTTCAAACTCAGAAACAAATAAGACCACAGCGGTTTCAgaatctgaggaagaagaacaagaagaagagttCTTGTGCTCAGAATCTGGTAATGTTGATGTTGTAAAGCCAGGGCCATTTGGCATCAAGCTTAAGATTCTGCTAGCTGAAATTGTGAACACAAGAAAATTCAGACTAAACCAGTGCAAAGCCTTTGAAAGGTGGTGA